The following coding sequences lie in one Montipora foliosa isolate CH-2021 chromosome 11, ASM3666993v2, whole genome shotgun sequence genomic window:
- the LOC137977428 gene encoding uncharacterized protein yields MDYLGATKESKAILLIPRESVLARHIIEHCHVQTLHGGVAASMNKVREKYWVPRLRSMVKSVRRDCNYCKKYCMTVLNASPTSAFPKFRTEFTELFNITGVDFAGPLLYRSGGRTGKAYVALFTCASTRAVHLNLCKDMTDKEFRRGLKEFVVRRGAPDLIVSENAKTFQAMKKWLSTRPDQLFFGRFLALQDHSPCFRNPDFAHTSICITIATA; encoded by the coding sequence ATGGATTATTTAGGTGCAACAAAAGAATCCAAGGCTATACTCCTCATTCCAAGAGAATCAGTGTTAGCACGTCACATCATCGAACACTGCCATGTGCAAACCTTGCATGGGGGAGTGGCGGCAAGCATGAACAAAGTGCGAGAGAAGTATTGGGTTCCAAGACTGAGATCCATGGTTAAGAGTGTTCGACGTGACTGTAACTATTGCAAGAAATACTGCATGACAGTCCTAAATGCTTCACCGACCTCCGCCTTCCCGAAGTTCAGAACAGAATTCACCGAACTGTTTAACATCACTGGGGTAGACTTTGCTGGGCCACTCCTGTACAGATCTGGAGGCAGGACAGGAAAGGCTTACGTTGCACTCTTCACATGCGCAAGTACAAGGGCGGTGCACTTGAACCTTTGTAAAGACATGACAGATAAAGAGTTCAGACGAGGCTTAAAGGAGTTTGTTGTGCGACGAGGCGCTCCAGATCTGATAGTAAGTGAGAACGCCAAAACCTTCCAAGCGATGAAAAAGTGGCTATCGACCAGACCAGACCAATTATTCTTCGGTCGTTTCTTGGCTCTACAAGACCACTCGCCATGTTTTCGTAACCCAGACTTCGCACATACTTCTATTTGTATCACCATAGCAACCGCTTGA
- the LOC137977427 gene encoding uncharacterized protein, translating into MKATAQVPLEDTYVDDIQGGGDVEEDVATFKEEASNIMSEGRFTLHKWHSNVEQLNSVGKVTEGEETYAKSLVGNRGNRETKILGTLWNKEHDTQSIDFKMCLKAEKPLTKGKMISAINSIYDVLGWSSPIAITAKLIFSEVCLADPAIAADFLQPLFNTIWNKTTVPDD; encoded by the coding sequence ATGAAGGCCACAGCGCAGGTGCCTTTAGAAGACACCTATGTTGATGACATTCAGGGGGGAGGCGATGTGGAAGAAGATGTGGCTACATTTAAAGAAGAGGCTTCCAATATAATGTCAGAGGGCCGTTTCACTCTACACAAATGGCACAGTAACGTGGAACAATTAAATTCAGTTGGCAAAGTGACAGAAGGAGAAGAGACGTATGCTAAGAGTCTGGTGGGAAACAGAGGAAACAGAGAAACTAAAATCCTGGGCACACTTTGGAACAAGGAGCACGACACACAGAGTATTGACTTCAAAATGTGCTTAAAGGCGGAGAAGCCtctaacaaaaggaaaaatgatcTCAGCCATAAACAGCATTTATGATGTACTGGGATGGAGCTCTCCAATCGCTATCACTGCCAAGCTCATTTTTAGTGAAGTATGCCTTGCAGATCCTGCAATTGCAGCCGATTTTCTACAACCCCTCTTCAACACAATCTGGAATAAAACCACGGTTCCTGACGACTAG